In one window of Thermococcus sp. DNA:
- the rpsJ gene encoding 30S ribosomal protein S10: MQKARIKLASTNIKALNEVTDQIKQIAERTGVRMSGPIPLPTKRIRITTRKSPDGEGTATFDRFELRVHKRLVDIEADERAMRQIMRIRVPEDVTIEIELIS, translated from the coding sequence ATGCAGAAGGCGAGGATTAAACTTGCGAGCACCAACATTAAGGCCCTCAACGAGGTCACCGATCAGATCAAGCAGATCGCCGAGAGAACCGGCGTCAGGATGAGCGGACCGATACCGCTTCCAACGAAGAGGATAAGGATTACCACCAGAAAGAGCCCTGACGGAGAAGGAACTGCCACCTTCGACAGGTTTGAGCTCCGCGTCCACAAGAGGCTCGTCGATATTGAAGCCGACGAAAGGGCCATGCGCCAGATCATGCGCATCCGCGTTCCGGAAGATGTTACCATCGAAATCGAGCTCATCTCATGA
- a CDS encoding DEAD/DEAH box helicase: MSFEELGLSRASVEAVKKKGFSSPTDVQKEVIPILLEKNSDIVGQSKTGSGKTAAFGLPILDMIDENLREVQALILTPTRELAIQVSEELRSLRGRRRVHIYAIYGGQPIGPQMRALERGTQIVVGTPGRVLDHIRRGTLKLDSIRFLVLDEADRMLDMGFQEDIEAIFRASPKEKRVLMFSATMPMDVLLLAKKYMRNPEVVIVSRDELVPGEVEQEYIEAVPSRRYEILKKILLDGFYGIVFCQTKVETRELAERLRRDGFKAEALNGDMSQPSRERTFRRFKEGRTKILVATDVAARGLDVQDISHVVNYSIPMNTEQYIHRIGRTGRMGKKGKAITFIQPGELRRFRYIAKQAGVDVKKSELSEELPREYREMVRRDELENEYRQRWGRNRPKGRKRRY; this comes from the coding sequence ATGAGTTTTGAAGAGCTTGGCTTATCCAGGGCCTCAGTTGAGGCCGTTAAAAAGAAGGGCTTCTCCAGTCCAACAGATGTACAGAAGGAGGTCATTCCAATCCTCCTTGAAAAAAATAGTGACATTGTGGGCCAGTCCAAGACCGGTAGCGGTAAGACCGCGGCATTTGGTCTGCCGATTCTCGACATGATAGACGAAAACTTGAGGGAGGTTCAGGCCCTTATTCTGACCCCAACGAGAGAACTCGCCATACAGGTGAGTGAAGAACTCCGCTCCCTCAGGGGAAGGAGGAGGGTTCATATATACGCGATTTACGGTGGTCAGCCGATAGGCCCCCAGATGAGGGCCCTTGAGAGGGGAACACAGATAGTAGTGGGAACACCCGGGAGGGTTCTCGACCACATAAGGCGCGGAACCCTCAAACTCGACTCGATCCGCTTCTTAGTCCTGGACGAAGCTGATAGGATGCTCGACATGGGCTTCCAAGAGGACATAGAAGCAATTTTCAGGGCTAGCCCTAAAGAAAAGAGGGTTCTTATGTTCTCCGCCACGATGCCAATGGATGTCCTTCTGCTTGCCAAGAAGTACATGAGGAACCCAGAGGTTGTCATCGTCAGCAGGGACGAGCTCGTTCCGGGGGAAGTTGAGCAGGAGTACATCGAGGCCGTTCCGTCAAGGAGGTACGAAATACTCAAGAAAATCCTCTTAGATGGGTTTTACGGCATAGTTTTCTGCCAGACGAAGGTGGAAACCCGGGAGCTGGCCGAGAGGCTTAGGAGAGACGGCTTTAAGGCCGAGGCCCTCAACGGCGACATGAGCCAGCCTTCGAGGGAGAGAACCTTCAGGCGCTTCAAAGAAGGCCGAACTAAAATCCTTGTTGCAACGGATGTGGCAGCCAGGGGACTGGATGTTCAGGACATAAGCCACGTCGTCAACTACTCGATACCCATGAACACCGAACAGTACATCCACAGGATAGGCAGAACCGGGAGAATGGGAAAGAAGGGGAAGGCAATAACCTTCATCCAGCCCGGGGAGCTCAGGAGGTTCAGGTACATAGCCAAACAGGCAGGAGTTGACGTCAAAAAATCGGAGCTTAGCGAGGAACTGCCGAGGGAATACCGCGAGATGGTGAGAAGGGACGAGCTTGAGAACGAATACAGGCAGAGATGGGGCAGAAACAGGCCTAAGGGAAGGAAAAGGCGCTATTAG